The window TGAACGGTATGACCGTAGACCAAGGTTCTCGGGAAGTAGCCTggacgtctgacgtcattcttcgaggctcgatAAAGACAGGGGCTCAGTCTACTCGGGAAGTTGTTTGATAGACAATGTACAACTACCTGTACACAAAGATTATACTTATCTATTACTGTTTCCCCAATCCAGTCCTGAAGAGAACCCGGAGACGCTGTTAATGGATGAGGTCGAGGTTGGCAAACGGTACGAGATAGCCATGACCACCGCATCAGGGTTTTACCGTTACCGTATGGGCGATGTGGTCGAGGTTGTGGATTTCATCGAGAGTTGCCCAGTGTTTACCGTTTCGTACAGGTAAAAGATGAATCACTACTAATTTGTTGTTAAAAGTTAGATTGAAAAAAGATTGAGGCTTAAAAAGTGTGCATTTACGCACTCGTAAAACAGCTTGCATATTTCCGCTTTTTACTGCTTTTCCACCAGGTGATAAATATTGATCCAGATCCATCCGTGGCTAATTCGGATTTTTTGCTCGGATTCAGCGTAAATTTCTGGGTATTTTTGACACAGATTATTGGGTCCAGTGACcctgaaatgggtcaatacccCAGGGGACAACATTTTGGGAAATTGTAGCCGAAAGTTATTTTAGAGTGAAGAATCAGTACTAAATATCACATTGTTCGATCGGGAAGAACTTGGAATAATAATCAAATACAAAAGATATTCTTTCGAGTGGGACCATTAAAGCAATAGAACAATCACTAGAAAAACATAATAAACCTTTGGTCTCATGTCAGAACTGGAGAGTACTGAACCTAAATAGGTCTTCTCCTCTAACTAATTATCAAACACAGAAATTCAAGACAATCACTTGAAAAAGTATGGtttactttgttttaatttctagAACTGGAGAGCTACTGAATCTACGCAGTGAGAAGATTGACGTACTGGTGGTCAATAAAGCCATTCAAGAAAGCTTAGAAGGATGGGATGGAGCTACTCTAGTGGAATGGACATGCGCAGAGAGCCCACTTTTATATGAAGACAAAAATGGTACGATTTGAAGTGTGTATGGTTCCAACAGGGAAGAACAGACATCTTGCATTGGCCACCATGTTTGAGTCAAACAATGAATACGTGTCAATCACGTGAACGCGTCCTGCGTAGGTCTCagtcattgggtgcgttcgtttagcttccctgggtcgaccccggtgtgtggcgttttctttttccaggacgaacgtgtgcagataattacccacgtttgtcctggaaaaaaaaaccgccacacaccggggtcgacccagggaagctaaacgaacgcacccattattacAGGCCCTAATTTTAACCAAGTGAGGGCGCTGTATGGGCTTGCCACGATGTAGAATGCAAGCAGTCGTAATGTGTTTACTGACATCATTTTAATAGCAAGTATCCAAAACTGTACCCGTCATTTTTAATCTTAGATCCGTAGGCCTACCGTATTTCTTTTAAAGGGCAGTTTTAATCACATTAATGTTCAAGACTATAGGCTTTTAATTTGTCTAAGAGGCAGgaacaaagtaaacaaactttcaTTTTATTCTTGACATTCGGaatcaaataattaaaatcTGTTTCATTTTGTCTTGCTTCCAGATGGTGAATACGACATGTTTTATTTGCTCTTCGTTGAGCTCGAATCAGACATAGAGATCCGAttatctgctgatcagaagtCACTGGTAATTATACTTCTTTAACTAATAGTCATTTCATGCCGGTTTTtagacttgtccacaagtcaaTTAAATTGTTTCGGAGAAAGGAATCTACGTCCCTTTTCGAAAACCGCGGTTTCGGTTAAAGTCCACACCAAAGTGCACGTTTTCAAACCGACAAAAGCTTAGCCTGACAAAAAccagtggtttcgaaaagaggTTATAATTATGCACTAGAAGCACAAtcatttggccaataacatccctttaatcgtTTTCAACTCCCTAGgaaatataggcctacagccccgagctgccgtggcgctccgaggGCTTTTTAATAcgcaatatcaacctctactccCGCAGATACcaatttatacacctgggtgaagagaagcaattatagtcattAGTCAAGTATCTTGCtgaatgacacaagtgtcacgggcgggattcgaacccacaatttGGTGactgaattcgatgctcttgatcactcggccatgacactctatatTATTGAAGTGTGACAAATCGTACTCACGGTAGGGCCTATTAATGTAAGGTTATGTGGACAAGAATGAGCTATTGAACGTCAAACATAAACTTGCCCTACCATCTTTGGCATCATGTTCATAACTTAAGGTTATTTTCCGATTTCATTACAGTTCGACAAATCTCTGCGGAAACAGCATGAGTTCTACGAGCAATACCGGAAAGTGGGCACAATCTGCGGGGCTTGCGTTGAGGTCGTTCGCCCTGGCTCCTTCAATAAACTTAAATATCACATCATAGCGACCTCTACGTCCAGTTATAACCAGTTTAAGATACCCAAGAAGTTGCGCACCAAAGCTCTTCTTGATTTTATGTTGGACTGTGTTGTTAATGATAACGATTAGGTGTTCGGGTTTAGCGGTGATCGGGTGAGAGGTGCTCGGCATGTGCAAAACGTGAATAAAAGGTTAAAAGGATAACAaatttgtgggtgccgagtttgcacggtgccgagtttgtagtGGTGCCGAGTTGTcaaggtgccgaagtgaccAATACCCCTTGGTATCATCAAGAGATCCAGTCCAGAGAAATGTGGTATTAAGATCGAGCTGAAATAACACAATAAACTGCAAAACCCCAACTTACTTGAGTGTGTACTTTTAAACTCAGGATTAATGTGTTTCCCCCAATGTTTTTTGGAATACTTATCTACTAATGCGTATGCTGTGGAGTCTTTTCTGTACGATATTTTATGACAGGAATGAAGGCCTGTTTTCCATTGTTTGGTGCATTGAGGAAAATGTAGATGCGCTTTAAAACTGCTGTATAATCTGTGTCatataaagggaaggtatacgggCAATACAACTTCTGTGTTTGAATCGCATACTTTTCTTACTTTAAGACCTTTGTAGTTTTAGAGCCTGGTttagttaactgtttacattatttattcatttagtaTAGATATTATGGATTAACGTCACCTAGCCGCCATCCTGTGCGGTGGAGGAATAGCAAAATATCTaccgaacatctgacgtcacacttcgaggctcgtgattaacgccagagagtggcctctagccTAGATATAGGTCAATTCCCGTCCACCTTCACATTTAACCTACTTTCATTTCACACACAGTCGAATCCATACATTACATACAAGTACATACTAAGCAGGGAACTGGGGGTTGACCCGGTTGAGCCCATGGGATGAgactattcgaacgcaccggggttGACCCGAACGCTAATCGAACGCAACCTTTGTGGATAAAAACAGGggacaacctccttttgacctcttaGGAGAGGGCACCAGTTCAAAATGGCATCAAGTGTACTAGTCCTGTATAGGAATATTCATCTGTGCTGTACAAGCGCGAAAGTGAAAGACGTATACAGGGCTACAAATACATAATGTTTATACGCAtctttatatatataaatagcTTCCTTCACTATACAACCGTCCTCTTACTTCCGTTTACCAATCATCCTATTTAAACCATGAAACGTCTTGAGCGAAATCCggtgtaataaataaaaacctttaTTTTCATGTATACAACGAGTACGGTGTTAGGTTTTGTTTAACCGGGAAGCGTATTTGTACAAAGGACTTATTGAATAAtgcaaaaatatataataatctCATGTACTGATTTTAATCCTAATCAatagtacacagtacacaatgCACAGCCACCAAGGTGAAAGGTATACACCCGACAAGAGGCTTTACTTTTAGGAAAGTAAATATAGAGACACGGGGAGGAGGCAGTTCCCCGAAATACACATAAAGCAGAATCCACACGTATTATGAactcaaaaatataaaataatctCATGTGCTGGTTTTAATACTCAAACGAAAAgtacaaaaaatacacattgTGCACAACACAGTGACTAAGGGTGAAAGGTCAAGAGGGCATGCGGCTGCCCACACACGtttacaatgggtgcgttcgattagcttccccgggtcgacctagtcttggttcaggactctcctggatttgtaacaagaaagcgcgctatcacccccaacgtgctatcaaccacgaaccgctatcacaggagagtcttggcacattcgttaaatctccccccaaaatcgggggaaacataatgcgcgtgcgtaggtttcccgcagagcccgcccccttttttttggggggggggggggggagatttaacgaatgtgccaagactctcctgtgatagcggttctcgggtgatagcggttcgtggttgatagcgcgttggggtgatagcgcgccctgttgtgacaaatctaggagagtcttgaaccaagactagggtcgaccccgcagtgatCACTCGGGTAAGCCCCTGACAAGAACTactcgaacgatcactcaccctctcgcgttgacgtcatgcacctggggccagcacCAAGTggcccactccacaagcagggcactttgggctgacccgggtgagcccctggaatgacgtcaaagctattcgaacgtaccggggcagaccggggtcgacccagggaagctaaccgAACGCACACAATGAAAGATGATTTAATTCAAAACACTACTCACAGATAGCTCCATGACTTTGTCCCTCCCGAAGGAATAGAATTTGGAGCATGACCAAAGCCATGCTCCCCCAAAACTAGGAAAGCAATACCTGTGCTAAAATGAAGGTGCTCTCTCTCTTGCCCAAAGGTAAAAATAGAAAGGAGAGCAAGCCTATATACAGTGCGCGACCCAAACCTTAAATTTACACTATATATAATATGTTAATATGTTAATaaagtttgtgtgtttgtgttagatttgaatattgtctgacGTGCTTGGtcacaattaaaaattactGTTTAAATTCGAATTCATAAGATAATACAGGCACAGTTACTATTTCACATGActcgggcaagcttttgcgtagttacgtaaaAGAAATGGTTAACATCCATACTCAATTattctgaatgaatgaatgtgtatgacacaatggtaccagggtatGCTCATCTGGCTGTACCTAAGCTAACATCATAGCAACTGAGgcattcaaatgtaagcggtaacttgtgacCAAGCAAGTCAATGTACCAGAcactattcaaatctaactcgcaaatggcttattggatTCGACAGTTGAACACTGATGGCGCTCTTGGATTCTCTACATCAGAGccgtattattactattattgttattgattCGGCCATTTTACAAAGAACAATAACAGCAGAGTTACGAAAACTTGCGATTAGAAGACATTTTGTTCCACAAGAAACGCATGGGCGAACacggggtgccagactagtctgcctattgggttgtgctgcatttgaagacaacatggcgtccagcaaccacgtgaccaacgaaaactggtccctccacGTCGCCACTCTTTCAATACACAGCTCTACTCTACATTGCAACTATGGGTGCATTCGCTTAGCCTCacttggtcgaccccggtctgccccggtgcgttcaaatagctttgacgtcattctagGGGCTCACCgtggtcagcccccagtgccctgcttgtggagtgggtcacttgggggttgCCGttacccgaggtgcatgacaaTACCACGAGAGGGAgggtgtgatcgttcgattagctctcgTCAGGGGTCAACCTATatggaagctaatcaaacgcacccaaagttttttttctcaacactGTACAGAACTGGAATAACTACTTTATTGGTTGTTGTTGACTACACAgtcaattattgttatttacaaCACACTCCTGCATGAAATCCAACAGCACCTTAGTGCGCAACTTCTTAGGCATTTTGAACTGGTTGTAATTGGCCGTTGAGTTCGCTATAATGTGCGTTTTAAGTTTGTTGAAGGATCCCGGGCGAACGACCTCAACGCAAGCCTCGCATATTGTGCCGAATTGACGATAGTGTTCGTAGAACTCATGCTGTTTTCGCAGGGATTTGTCGAACTGAAAAAAGGAAGAACAAAAATAGAACTTGTTTAAGAGAaggaatgaaatgaaattatgttttaaaggcactggacattattggaattactcaaaataattgttagcacaactatttacttggtaacgagtaatggagagctgttgatagtatacaacattgtgagaaacagctccctctgaggtaacgtggtttttgagaaagaggtaatttattactcaaataatgaaagacttcagctgaagccttttgttacacatctgaaagcacgcaaagtTCTTCAACAAGGCTGtcttctttcataattctcATGTAAATTTGAttatcaattgagttcaaattttcatgttcaaggtttaatattttatgcatatgttgggatacaccaagtgagaatactggtgtttgacaatcaTCAGACGTGTGCAGTGCCCTTAAAGACGTTAAACTAGATTCACTTTGCTTTCGTGTAATATAGAAAACCTCGCCCGAAATCCACCGACTTTATGCAAGTACGAAATGAAAAGGTTATTCAGATTTGATGCTTGATATTTCCGTGTTATAGAAGACCTCACCCGAAAGCCATCGACTTTGGCTTGATCACTTAAACTTTTGTAAATGTTAAAATACGGTTCACAATCCAGAACCTTGATGTCTCCTCGGGCTTCGTGACGATTTCAGAACCCCCATCTTggctggaatttcatctttgggaGGGCAAGGCCATATTCATTCTTCCAGTCTGTTGGGGAACCATTGAAGGGCACccaggccaagaccagggcaacatcGCCCATGGCCTCCATGGCTTTCGTAAAATTCCAGTCATGCCCTTTtcaatcaaacttgttttccAACATCACAAACAGATGGCTTGTAAAGTCCCGTTCATAAAATGCAGTTTCGAGTTTCGAGAAAGCATATTTACCATTGacttctgatcagcagataaCTGGATTTCCTTGTCTGATTCGAGCTCAACGAAAAGCAAATAAAACATGTCATATTCACCATCTATAAGCAAGAAGACAACGCACAAAGTTGAAGCAATTAATATTTTTGATAGATACAAATTTGTTGCACACTTTTATGGGaaactttgggacgctaggtggcagcagacttaccaggtaaatttccattgtttacgtagttctgagcatgtggacaataccgagaacaatggattttacctggtaagtctgctgccaccgagTGTCCCAAAAGCCTCCCATTAACCGACTTGTCgtgatattttattttcttcaaaccaaCTGTAAAATCTGGTTCAAACAGTTACCATTTTTGTCTTCGTACAAAAGTGGGCTCTCTGCGCATGTCCATTCCACTAGAGAAGCTCCATCCCATCCTTCTAAGCTTTCTTGAATGGCTTTATTGACCACCAGTACGTCAATCTTCTCACTGCGTAGATTCAGTAGCTCTCCAGTTCTAGGGAATTAAAACAAAGTGAAACAGTTAAAACACTCAGATAAAGCTCTGTTAGCAGAGCGCTTGTATACATCATAGGGCAAAAACTGTCATacattggtcgagttggtctttattgaaaaccgtttgttataaaatgcatatgagtagaaagatgctgtaaaagtagaatacatgcctcgaaattgcacggttttccttttacctcgtcgcttttttaaaacaactttccaaccatatgcattttataacaaacggttacaaacggtttttatataccaactcgtccgatccaaggcaacgtgtccctttcaCCCCAATGCTACACACAGAGGACATACCTGTACATAACGGTAAACACGGGGCAAAACTCGATGAAATCCACAACCTCGACAACGTCGCCCAAACGGTAACGGTAAAACCCTGATGTGGTCGTTATAGCAATCTCATACCTTTGGCCAACCTCGACCTCATCCATTAAGAGCGTATGTGGGCTCTCTTTGGTACTGTAGTGAGAAGAAAATAATACATAATAACTGTGTGGATGTACATCAGCATCAACAGTTCCTTGTGTCATGGTGAATAACTAGAGGTTGACTTAAAGTCACATGGAaatatagtttttttctttcaatcataagagtatatgcttatgaacaataaaacacttttttttagtaattgtttgtcacgatttgtatgttaaaaaatagataaagttgtttggggagCTGACTCCGCTTACCCCTTTTTAGACGTCAATCGAAAGATGGACGAACCTAACGGAGCGCATGCCAAACTTCGGGTAATTTTGAACCTTtgtgagggcatgtttttagcttgcgatTCACCGTACAGGGTTAcccgagtggaccgtccgcatGGCAGTCATTTAGTGCATGGagtctgctccgtgaccgtagttctgtacgtagtcatcataccgatcaggtatcAAGACGTAGTGTACGGagccagactacacattttgtgctcaaatatcgcgcctcgattgacgtcacgaacagcgccctctcgggtcggggcctctcttaaatttgtaaataaaatgagaactaatatttagaaccttagttaatgTTTATCCACATTCCCcttatcaaaacacatatatgtTAGTGGCAAaaagtttattttgaaaaaaaaaaacacttccaggtgactttaagtttttaaatattaacaaaacaaGTGTTGCATGGTTTAGATTGAAACCTTTACGAGTTTGTATAATCGGCCTACGGAGTTcgattgttaaagacactagacacgtttgcataattgtttttctaaaaaagtgtttttctgcattcagcagcaatacacctggtcggcattgccggaaaaaacaaaacaattttttttggaaacgtacaaactcacgacttggtccgtacatgtactttgcaattgtgtttactctacgcattacaggcaaagtctgcctcgactgacgtcacgaacagcgccctctcgggtcggggtctactcttaaatttgtaaataacataagaactgatttttttaaaccttagttggCCTACCCAAACATTCGCGGCCCAACAAGAGTAACAGTTCACAAATGCTAGAAAGTACCAGGCTACTGTTACAAGTCGGAATCTGAACAAGGAACGATCTGGCCGACCCGAAACTGGTCTATCTGCTGCAAACATCCAATGTTGCATTCCTCATGATGATTTTCATTTGGCCTGCGTCCGAACTTGGTAGACCATGGAGGACTGAGAGTTCGTCCACTTTTCTAGCAAATTTGTGAGCAACAAAGCAAAAACCTCACCTTCCATACTACGGTGTTTGATTCTGTTAAAACCCTTTCATTTTTGTGCGCAAGCCAATTAAAATCTGATTAGTAATTAGCTAGTGCTCACTCATGCGGAACAGCAGAGGATTGATTTGGTAAGAATTAAAAAGCTATGACCCTGGTCCACCGAAACTGAGTGCCAGATTTTTgtaaaacttaaacaaaaaatccattTGATACATTGTTTCTAAACGTAtacttttcttttaaacatcctgtattaccaatagtggctaGTGACTTCAACGAGTTTGTCTGATCGGTTTGAGTTTGGATGATCATTGCGAGAGGCTTTACCTGAGATGTTCCGGGATAAACTCTACGACCATTTGATGAGGGAGGAACGTATACTGCTGTGGTGTCGTATCCACCCATGTATTCACGCCGATTAACCCTTCTGTGCATGCATAGCCTGACGAGAATAGTCGGGTACCTGCAGTGAAGACAGATCTAACATTATGTTGAGTAGATACAACTTTACAGCAAGTTGTCCTTTCGTTTTGCTTGTCATTTTGTCCATTTTGCTCGTCTTGTGTTTTTggagttgttgtttttgtttattttcgtATTGCAAATAcaacgaacccacactctgttgattaaaaacaccagagtttgaatccggtgttcttaaccgcaggccatgacacgccacatattttttatatagaaaGTAAGTAGACTAACAACTTCAAACATTACTTTGCAGCTAGTCTCGACCACTAGAAAAGCATTGCATACTCATGACAGAAGATAGCTGAAAACACATTGAGCTTCTAGTTATTTCGTAATTACCTTTTGTATATGTTGCATTAAGCTTCTTCATGTACCCAGAGATGTCGATAGTCGATACGTGTGTCATATGAGGCCAGATTCTACCCACGATGCCCACGAAGCCTTTAGCAAACTCCCTCCTCAGTTCGTCTGCTCGCGCTGGGTCTGCCGTCAAAGCTGCGTCCAGAGACCGTCGAATTCCCTCATCGAGCTGTAACTTCGGGTTGACCCTTCCTAGAGTCAGATCCTCTAAAAACATCTCATGTTCGTCTTCCAGCATTTTCAGTGCCCTGTAGACTTGCGAGGCAAAAGGCGCAAAAAACTGGCCGATATTTTTGTCGGTGAGAGCAAAGAGAGTATGGACGTACGTCGCTTCAAAATCGGTGGAAATCCGCAAGCCAATTGGTGGCAGGTTCTGAATAGCGGACATGAACAAGTCTACGATTTTGCTCTCCGGAATGAACATTACTGGCGCAATGCGCATTCCAGATTTCGTGAACTTCTCCGCGGGTTTACAATATAGCATAAAAGCTTTCTGTACCGGGCTCGGCGAGAAAAGTAGGCTTGAGATTGCCAAAACAACTCGCTCAAACTCTTTCGAGCTGACCATCGGAATAAGCTTGCCCTTTCCTGTTGTGCCAGACGAAGTTCCAAATCGTCGCAATTTGGTCGCAACGCAGACGTTCTTTTCCCCGTCTGCCAGCCTGGTGAAGTAATCTCGATAATGCTCATACTTAGTGAGTGGATGCTTCTCACGAAACTCTTGAAGAGATTTGATGTCGCTGAAGCCGTGTGTCATGCCGTACTCCGTCTTCGCATCACGGGCGAGCAGCTTCATAAGAAACTTCTCTTGCTCTTCCATAGGACGTTGCCAGACCTTTTCGATTTCAGAGTAGACAGAAGAGGCCATGAGACTAGGAATCTGCTGCACAAAGTACTCAACCAGTAGAGTCACTAAAGTGTGGGTTTCGGAACAGCATACAGTTGAGATGTGAAGAGCTATAACGGTTGACAATCCGCAAAAACCAGTCAAGATGCCTGGGAGAACGACAAGAAACTCTATTTAAAAGGAACGTACCATTGGTTCTTTGAACCCTTGATTGATTTAACCATCATACTAAATGTTACTAGGTCTACATACATGCAGTAAAGCTAAAAAGAAACTGAACATTTCATTCCAAAAGGTGAGTTTAAAGATTGATGCAAATGAGATACAGTTGAGGTGGTGGTGTCACACCCAGATCACTTTGTTTACAGTCACACATGAagagctttaaaggaacattgcagaattggttttgctagcaaacaagttgctggcagtataagcactttatgtaatccaccatatacatcaactaacaaacctgtaaaagtttgagatcgatcggccatctgggtcacgagagaatagtgaaaaccgattacaaattttgcattgcatcgatgccccccaaaaatgaataaaacgctcactgagcgataaactcaaaatgtGATAtcacattatttgtttctcatcaaatatgaaattttagactgaaatatttaaatggatgttttctactatcatcatcattagaccgtgtaagttttatgtaaatctgtgatcttcacgatttttgtttattaccaattctgtaatgttcctttaacagttgATTTGTATAGCTGTTATCTACCCGGAATTTACACCGATACTCACCAATGACAGTTTTTATCATCCACGATACATCACTGGTCCAACAGTAGTTGGCAGCATACGCCGTCACCAACCCAGAAAACATCACCCACACCAAACAGCGAAACTTCCATGTTACCGCCATTTTGAAAAGAATTGCTGTTCCTTGTACGGCCGTTCGCGTACAACAACAACACTGATGCAATACGAGGGGGGTGATGGGCTAATAACTGTTGGCGATCAAGATTAGCAAAACCGAAAATGGCCATGGAATTCGTGAATATCTTATCTAAATAAAGTATAAATCTTATCGTTAAAATATGAGTGTAATCTTTAGTAACTGATACGACCTTTGTACtttttgctttattttctacaattttgtttacttttaagaTCAGGCTGAGTCACGACATTGTACGTGTATTAAGGACCAATCTTTAATCAGGAAGGTCACCTACGGTTT of the Asterias rubens chromosome 3, eAstRub1.3, whole genome shotgun sequence genome contains:
- the LOC117288085 gene encoding probable indole-3-acetic acid-amido synthetase GH3.8 codes for the protein MAVTWKFRCLVWVMFSGLVTAYAANYCWTSDVSWMIKTVIGILTGFCGLSTVIALHISTVCCSETHTLVTLLVEYFVQQIPSLMASSVYSEIEKVWQRPMEEQEKFLMKLLARDAKTEYGMTHGFSDIKSLQEFREKHPLTKYEHYRDYFTRLADGEKNVCVATKLRRFGTSSGTTGKGKLIPMVSSKEFERVVLAISSLLFSPSPVQKAFMLYCKPAEKFTKSGMRIAPVMFIPESKIVDLFMSAIQNLPPIGLRISTDFEATYVHTLFALTDKNIGQFFAPFASQVYRALKMLEDEHEMFLEDLTLGRVNPKLQLDEGIRRSLDAALTADPARADELRREFAKGFVGIVGRIWPHMTHVSTIDISGYMKKLNATYTKGTRLFSSGYACTEGLIGVNTWVDTTPQQYTFLPHQMVVEFIPEHLSTKESPHTLLMDEVEVGQRYEIAITTTSGFYRYRLGDVVEVVDFIEFCPVFTVMYRTGELLNLRSEKIDVLVVNKAIQESLEGWDGASLVEWTCAESPLLYEDKNDGEYDMFYLLFVELESDKEIQLSADQKSMFDKSLRKQHEFYEHYRQFGTICEACVEVVRPGSFNKLKTHIIANSTANYNQFKMPKKLRTKVLLDFMQECVVNNNN